A genomic stretch from Helianthus annuus cultivar XRQ/B chromosome 1, HanXRQr2.0-SUNRISE, whole genome shotgun sequence includes:
- the LOC110889483 gene encoding BTB/POZ domain and ankyrin repeat-containing protein NOOT1 isoform X2 codes for MSLEDSLRSLSLDYLNLLINGQAFSDVTFSVEGRIVHAHRCILAARSLFFRKFFCSDSPTGSRSEPLGSRMGPASPRDTTGGSQVVIPVNSVGYEVFLLMLQFLYSGQVSIVPQKHEPRPNCGERGCWHTHCTSAVDLALDTLAAARSFGVEQLVVLTQQLAIMVEKASIEDVMKVLLASRKQDMHQLWTTCSNLVAKSGLPPEILAKHIPIDIVAKIEELRLKSSFSRRSHMPHHHHHHHHHDLSVAADLEDQKIRRMRRALDSSDVELVKLMVMGEGLNLDEALALHYAVENCSREVVKALLELGAADVNYPAGPVGKTPLHVASEMVSPDMVAVLLDHHADPNVRTIEGITPLDILRTLTSDFLFKGAVPGLTHIEPNKLRLCLELVQSAALVISREEGNAASNSTHMYPQMNEDHSSSNSGNVGSLNLDSRMVYLNLGAAQGGREDHHHRHGSSQGGCDTSMYHHPHHEY; via the exons ATGTCGCTTGAAGACTCGTTAAGATCTCTCTCACTAGACTATCTTAACCTACTGATCAACGGTCAAGCTTTCAGTGATGTAACCTTCAGTGTGGAGGGTAGAATCGTCCATGCGCACCGTTGCATCTTGGCAGCTCGAAGCCTCTTCTTCAGGAAGTTCTTTTGCTCCGACTCTCCAACAGGGTCCAGATCCGAACCGTTAGGGTCAAGAATGGGACCCGCTTCACCAAGAGACACAACGGGTGGTTCACAGGTTGTTATTCCTGTGAACTCTGTTGGGTATGAAGTGTTCTTGCTTATGTTGCAGTTCTTGTACAGTGGTCAGGTCTCTATTGTACCTCAAAAACATGAACCCAGACCTAATTGTGGTGAGAGAGGGTGTTGGCATACACATTGCACTTCAGCCGTTGATCTTGCTCTTGATACACTTGCTGCCGCTAGATCATTTGGGGTTGAGCAGCTTGTTGTGCTTACTCAg CAATTAGCAATCATGGTTGAGAAAGCTTCTATTGAGGATGTGATGAAGGTCCTTTTAGCTTCAAGAAAACAAGACATGCATCAACTATGGACAACTTGTTCTAATCTAGTTGCAAAATCTGGTCTTCCACCTGAAATTCTAGCTAAACATATTCCCATTGATATCGTGGCGAAAATCGAAGAACTCCGACTCAAATCATCCTTCTCTCGCCGTTCTCACAtgccacaccaccaccatcaccaccaccaccacgaccTATCGGTAGCAGCCGATCTTGAAGATCAAAAAATTCGACGAATGAGACGAGCACTGGATTCATCAGATGTggagcttgttaagctcatggTGATGGGTGAAGGGTTAAATCTTGATGAAGCATTAGCATTACATTATGCGGTTGAAAATTGCAGCCGCGAGGTGGTGAAAGCATTGCTTGAATTAGGTGCTGCCGATGTGAATTATCCGGCGGGACCAGTTGGGAAAACCCCGCTCCACGTGGCTTCGGAGATGGTCTCGCCGGATATGGTCGCAGTATTACTGGACCATCACGCGGACCCTAATGTTAGAACCATTGAAGGGATCACACCACTTGATATCCTCCGAACCCTAACATCCGATTTCTTGTTTAAAGGGGCGGTTCCCGGGTTAACTCATATCGAACCGAATAAGCTCAGACTTTGCCTTGAGTTGGTTCAGTCAGCTGCATTGGTGATCTCCAGAGAAGAAGGAAATGCAGCTTCGAATTCGACACATATGTATCCACAAATGAACGAAGATCATAGTTCAAGTAATAGTGGGAATGTTGGTAGTTTGAATCTTGATTCAAGAATGGTTTATCTGAATCTTGGAGCAGCACAAGGAGGAAGAGAAGATCATCATCATCGACATGGTTCTTCACAAGGAGGATGTGACACATCAATGTACCACCATCCTCATCATGAGTATTAG
- the LOC110889483 gene encoding BTB/POZ domain and ankyrin repeat-containing protein NOOT1 isoform X1: MSLEDSLRSLSLDYLNLLINGQAFSDVTFSVEGRIVHAHRCILAARSLFFRKFFCSDSPTGSRSEPLGSRMGPASPRDTTGGSQVVIPVNSVGYEVFLLMLQFLYSGQVSIVPQKHEPRPNCGERGCWHTHCTSAVDLALDTLAAARSFGVEQLVVLTQKQLAIMVEKASIEDVMKVLLASRKQDMHQLWTTCSNLVAKSGLPPEILAKHIPIDIVAKIEELRLKSSFSRRSHMPHHHHHHHHHDLSVAADLEDQKIRRMRRALDSSDVELVKLMVMGEGLNLDEALALHYAVENCSREVVKALLELGAADVNYPAGPVGKTPLHVASEMVSPDMVAVLLDHHADPNVRTIEGITPLDILRTLTSDFLFKGAVPGLTHIEPNKLRLCLELVQSAALVISREEGNAASNSTHMYPQMNEDHSSSNSGNVGSLNLDSRMVYLNLGAAQGGREDHHHRHGSSQGGCDTSMYHHPHHEY; this comes from the exons ATGTCGCTTGAAGACTCGTTAAGATCTCTCTCACTAGACTATCTTAACCTACTGATCAACGGTCAAGCTTTCAGTGATGTAACCTTCAGTGTGGAGGGTAGAATCGTCCATGCGCACCGTTGCATCTTGGCAGCTCGAAGCCTCTTCTTCAGGAAGTTCTTTTGCTCCGACTCTCCAACAGGGTCCAGATCCGAACCGTTAGGGTCAAGAATGGGACCCGCTTCACCAAGAGACACAACGGGTGGTTCACAGGTTGTTATTCCTGTGAACTCTGTTGGGTATGAAGTGTTCTTGCTTATGTTGCAGTTCTTGTACAGTGGTCAGGTCTCTATTGTACCTCAAAAACATGAACCCAGACCTAATTGTGGTGAGAGAGGGTGTTGGCATACACATTGCACTTCAGCCGTTGATCTTGCTCTTGATACACTTGCTGCCGCTAGATCATTTGGGGTTGAGCAGCTTGTTGTGCTTACTCAg AAGCAATTAGCAATCATGGTTGAGAAAGCTTCTATTGAGGATGTGATGAAGGTCCTTTTAGCTTCAAGAAAACAAGACATGCATCAACTATGGACAACTTGTTCTAATCTAGTTGCAAAATCTGGTCTTCCACCTGAAATTCTAGCTAAACATATTCCCATTGATATCGTGGCGAAAATCGAAGAACTCCGACTCAAATCATCCTTCTCTCGCCGTTCTCACAtgccacaccaccaccatcaccaccaccaccacgaccTATCGGTAGCAGCCGATCTTGAAGATCAAAAAATTCGACGAATGAGACGAGCACTGGATTCATCAGATGTggagcttgttaagctcatggTGATGGGTGAAGGGTTAAATCTTGATGAAGCATTAGCATTACATTATGCGGTTGAAAATTGCAGCCGCGAGGTGGTGAAAGCATTGCTTGAATTAGGTGCTGCCGATGTGAATTATCCGGCGGGACCAGTTGGGAAAACCCCGCTCCACGTGGCTTCGGAGATGGTCTCGCCGGATATGGTCGCAGTATTACTGGACCATCACGCGGACCCTAATGTTAGAACCATTGAAGGGATCACACCACTTGATATCCTCCGAACCCTAACATCCGATTTCTTGTTTAAAGGGGCGGTTCCCGGGTTAACTCATATCGAACCGAATAAGCTCAGACTTTGCCTTGAGTTGGTTCAGTCAGCTGCATTGGTGATCTCCAGAGAAGAAGGAAATGCAGCTTCGAATTCGACACATATGTATCCACAAATGAACGAAGATCATAGTTCAAGTAATAGTGGGAATGTTGGTAGTTTGAATCTTGATTCAAGAATGGTTTATCTGAATCTTGGAGCAGCACAAGGAGGAAGAGAAGATCATCATCATCGACATGGTTCTTCACAAGGAGGATGTGACACATCAATGTACCACCATCCTCATCATGAGTATTAG